The Thermococcus sp. 4557 genomic sequence ATTGGGCCTTGATACATCCTTACTGGAATAACGCGAGCCGCGAAAAAAGGAATAGGATCACTGGAGGGAGGCCCTCAGAGCCTCCAGGGCCTTCTTCAGGACCTCTTCCGGCGAAAGTTTGAACCCACCTCCCCTCGCCAGCACGTCGCTACCCCCACCGCCGCCACCGGCCTCCGAGAGAACCTCCCCGAGCAGTTCCCTCATTGAAATTCCCTGAACGTTCTCGTTTTTGGCAAAGACCACGTAGTTCTCCCCGACCACAAGGGCCACGGTGTTCGGGTTCTTGTCCACCAGATACACCACGAATGCCTGGGCGTCCTTCATCGGTGCCTCTTCAATGTACGAGACCACTTTAATCCCGCCGATTTCCCGGGCCTCCTCCAGGAGCGCCCTGGCCTTCCACCTCCAGAGCTCCCGCCTGAGGCCGTCCTTTTCCTCCTCCAGCCTGCCCATCTCGGCCTTAAGCTCCCTAACCCGCTCGACGAGGGGGCGGTTCTTGTTGGGCATCTCGTCGAGGCTCAGCCAGTAGTCTCCCAGGAGGTCGTCGAGGTATTCGAGCGCCCTGTTCCCGCAGACGAACTCCACCCTCCAGAGCTTCCGGCTCTTGCGGTAGAACCTGACGACCTTGATGAGGCCCACCTCGCTGGTGTTCCTCACGTGCGTCCCGCCGCAGGGTATGACGTCGACGCCGGGAATGGAGACTATCCTAATCGGGGGCTTCACCTTGTCGGAAAGCTCCTTCCTCAGCTCCCTTCTCAGGTTATCGGGAAGCTCGTCATAGACCTCGACCTCAACCTGCAGGTTCCTCCACACCACCTCGTTGGCCCTCTTCTCGGCCTCAAGAACCATCTCCCACGTCAGCTCACCGGGGTAGTCGATCTCTATCTTGTTGTTGGTTTCAAAAATCTGGAAGCCGGTGGTGTTGGCGTCGTAGAGGTCCTTGAGAACCGCGGAGAGTACGTGCTGACCGGTGTGCTGGCGCATGTTCTCATATCTCCACTCCCAGTCGAGGAGAAGTTTCACCCTCTCGCCCGGCTCCGGGAGGCGTCCCTCAAGCCTTCCCTCGTGCCATACCTCCCCCTTGCCTTCGACTCCGTCCACGAGAATCCTAAAGCCCTCGCCCACTATCGTCCCCCTGTCCGAGGGCTGGCCGCCGCCCTCGGGGTAGAATATCGTCCTGTCAAGGAGAATCCTGACCCTTCCCCTTTCAACTTCAACGTTTCTGATTACCGCCTCGGCTTCCCGGAGGTAAGCGTCGGCATAGAACAGCTTCTCAGTCATGTCATCACCGGAGAGAAAAGGGGAACTGGAAATAAAAGGTTGTTGCCTCAGGAGCCCTCGGCCTGGGTCCTGGCCTCGATGAGGGCCTTAACCCTCTTCAGCCTGAAGAAGTTCTCGCGCTCCATCTCGTCGAGCCTCTGCTTGATGAACTTAACCGTTGCCTCCATGCGCGGGATTATGATGTACTCGAGGGCATTGACGCGCCTCTTTGTGACCTCTATCTCCCTCGCGAGCCTCTTGAGCGTCTCCTCAACCTCTGCGAGGCGAACGGCCAGGTCGAGAACCTCCTCGAACTTCTCGGCGGCGAGGTCGACCTTGGCGGAGCTGGAGACGAAGGCGTAGCCGCGCTCGTTCGTGCCCCTTCTGAAGGATTCCGCCTCGATGAGCGGAACCGGGACACCCATGACGTTCCTCCTCTTTATCTCGACCTCCCTGTTGGGCTCGACGCTGAGGCTTATCTCCTTGAGACGGAGCATTCCCACGTCTATCTCCGCCGCCTGAAGGGCCCTGAAGGCCTCGTCCATTTTCCTCCCAAGCTCCTCCCTGAGCTGGAGCGCCTCATCGTATATCGTGAAGAACTCCATGATGAGGGCGTCCTGCTTGTCCTTGAGGAGCTTGTGGCCCTTCTTGGCCAGCTTAATGCGCCTCTTGAGGTTCAGGAGCTCCATACGGGTGGGCTTGACGTTGAGCAGCTCTGCCATCTCGACCACCTAAAGATTGAGGGGAGGTCAGCCCTCCCTCTTCCTGTACTTGGGGTGGTACTTGAGGATGTACTCCTTCCTGACACGCTTGAGCTCGCTCTCCGGAAGCTCGGCAAGGAGCTCCCAGCCGAGGTCAAGGGTCTCCTCGATGCTCCTGTCCTCGTCGTAGCGCTGGGCGACGAACTCCTTCTCGAAGCGCTCGGCAAACTTGAGGTACTTCCTGTCGGTTTCACTGAGTGCCTCCTCACCAACGACGGCGACGAGGTCCCTGAGCGACCTTCCTTCGGCGTAGGCCGCGTAGAGCTGCTGGCTGAGCTGCGGGTGGTCGTCACGGGTCATGCCCTTACCGATACCGTCCTTCATCAGACGGCTGAGCGACGGAAGGACGTCAATGGGCGGGTAGATACCCTTCCTGTGGAGGTCCCTGCTGAGGACTATCTGGCCCTCGGTGATGTATCCGGTCAGGTCCGGAATCGGGTGGGTGATATCGTCGTCCGGCATCGTCAGGATGGGCACCTGGGTGATGGAACCCTTCCTGCCCCTGACACGGCCGGCGCGCTCGTAGATGGTGGCGAGGTCGGTGTACATGTAACCCGGATAACCACGCCTTCCGGGAACCTCCTCACGGGCGGCTGAAATCTCACGAAGGGCTTCCGCGTAGTTGGTCATGTCCGTGAGGATGACGAGCACCTGCATGTCGTAGTCGAAGGCGAGGTATTCGGCAACGGTCAGGGCCATACGCGGGGTGATGATACGCTCGATGGCCGGGTCGTCGGCGAGGTTGAGGAAGAGACCGGCTCTCTCTATTGCACCGGTCTCCTCGAAGCTCTTCTTGAAGAAGTTGGCCTCCTCGTAGGTGATACCCATGGCCGCGAAGACGACGGCGAACTGCTCCTCCTCACCGAGGACCTTGGCCTGCCTGGCTATCTG encodes the following:
- a CDS encoding ATP synthase subunit B; protein product: MPGMEYSTVSKIYGPLMIVQGVKGVAYGEVVEIETERGEKRKGQVLEARQDMAIVQVFEGTRDLDVKTTRVRFTGETLKVPVSMDMLGRIFNGIGKPIDGGPEIIPEDRRDVHGAPLNPVARAYPRDFIQTGVSAIDGMNTLIRGQKLPIFSGSGLPHNMLAAQIARQAKVLGEEEQFAVVFAAMGITYEEANFFKKSFEETGAIERAGLFLNLADDPAIERIITPRMALTVAEYLAFDYDMQVLVILTDMTNYAEALREISAAREEVPGRRGYPGYMYTDLATIYERAGRVRGRKGSITQVPILTMPDDDITHPIPDLTGYITEGQIVLSRDLHRKGIYPPIDVLPSLSRLMKDGIGKGMTRDDHPQLSQQLYAAYAEGRSLRDLVAVVGEEALSETDRKYLKFAERFEKEFVAQRYDEDRSIEETLDLGWELLAELPESELKRVRKEYILKYHPKYRKREG
- a CDS encoding V-type ATP synthase subunit D — translated: MAELLNVKPTRMELLNLKRRIKLAKKGHKLLKDKQDALIMEFFTIYDEALQLREELGRKMDEAFRALQAAEIDVGMLRLKEISLSVEPNREVEIKRRNVMGVPVPLIEAESFRRGTNERGYAFVSSSAKVDLAAEKFEEVLDLAVRLAEVEETLKRLAREIEVTKRRVNALEYIIIPRMEATVKFIKQRLDEMERENFFRLKRVKALIEARTQAEGS
- a CDS encoding DHHA1 domain-containing protein, which encodes MTEKLFYADAYLREAEAVIRNVEVERGRVRILLDRTIFYPEGGGQPSDRGTIVGEGFRILVDGVEGKGEVWHEGRLEGRLPEPGERVKLLLDWEWRYENMRQHTGQHVLSAVLKDLYDANTTGFQIFETNNKIEIDYPGELTWEMVLEAEKRANEVVWRNLQVEVEVYDELPDNLRRELRKELSDKVKPPIRIVSIPGVDVIPCGGTHVRNTSEVGLIKVVRFYRKSRKLWRVEFVCGNRALEYLDDLLGDYWLSLDEMPNKNRPLVERVRELKAEMGRLEEEKDGLRRELWRWKARALLEEAREIGGIKVVSYIEEAPMKDAQAFVVYLVDKNPNTVALVVGENYVVFAKNENVQGISMRELLGEVLSEAGGGGGGSDVLARGGGFKLSPEEVLKKALEALRASLQ